AGATTTTTTCCGGCCACCGGCGGCACCTCTTTGAGCACCCGGACGATACGCCCGTGGTTATCCACTTCCACTTCCTGGTAGCCGGTTTTGCCATGCAGCAACGCTTCGTAGTAGCGCTCGATCCCCTGTTTACCGATGTTATGGTCGGCGGCGTAGTTTTCCGCCTCACCCTCTTCATTCAGCCGCTGATAGTCGCGGTCATTGATCTTCGATACGTAGCCCACCACATGCGCCAGCGCCGCGCCGTAAGGATATTGCCGATCCTGATAGCTATCGATCTCCACGCCGTCAAAACGGTATTGGTTGACCGCAAAGCGCGCTACCTGCTCCTCGCTTAACGCGCTTTTTAACACCACCGGCCGATAGCGGCTGCTCTGCTTCAGTGCCTGACGGAAATCGGCGATCTCTTCCGGCGTCAGACCAATCACCGGCGTCAACGCCTGGAGTAGCGCCTGCATATTTTTGATTTTGTAAGGCATTACCGTTACGTCATACCAGGTGATGTTTTTTACCAGCGCCGTGCCGTTACGATCGTAAATAATGCCGCGCCGGGGGGCGATGGGGATCATCTTGATGTCATTTTGATCGGATCGCGTCTGGTAATAGCCGTGCTGCTTTACCTGTAAGCGCCAAAGATTGACCACTAAGATGGCAAAACAGGTTATCACCAGGCAAAAAGCGGCGAGCGCACGCCGGGCAAAGAGCTTCTCTTCAGCGGCAAAATCACGAATTTTCATTAATAAACGACTATTTTTCTCATTCTCATTTTGCCGTTCATGATAAAGAGGTCGCCTGGTCAAACTAGCGAAAAGATGCATATCCACCGCTAAAAGTGTGACATTTAATGAGGATGTAACAGATAACGGCGCGAAAGCATGATAAGCGCGGCTGTCAGGTGGGGAAATGCGGGTGAAAATGCGAATAAGCCGCATTCAGATAGCGAATTAATTATCTTTAAAATCAGGCAATTGAAAAGATAAAATGCGTAAAAAAGCATACTCCTTTAACAAACTTTGCTGCATAATTCAGCACGCCATCTTTTATTTGCCACTACCTGAGGAATCGCTATGCTGACTAACGATATGACCGCACGTTTAAACGAGCAGTTAAATCTGGAATTCTATTCTGCTAATCTCTATCTGCAAATGAGCGCCTGGTGCAGCGATAAAGGCTTTGAAGGGGCAGCGGCGTTTCTGAAATCCCATTCGCGTGAAGAGATGGAGCACATGCAGCGCCTGTTTGATTACCTCAGTGATACGGGCGCAATGCCGGTACTGGGCAGTATCGCTGCGCCGCCGGTCGCCTTTAACTCTCTGGCGGATGTGTTTGAGCAAACCTATGAGCATGAGCAGCTGATTACGCGCAAAATCAACGAACTGGCCCATGCGGCAATGACCACGCAGGATTACTCTACTTTTCATTTCCTGCAGTGGTACGTGGCGGAACAGCATGAAGAAGAAAAACTGTTTAAAGCGGTGCTGGATAAGCTGGCTCTGGTCGGCAACAGTGGTAAAGGCCTGTTCTTCGTGGATAAAGATCTGGCAAAAATGGACGGTGAAAACCACGGTCCAACCGCTTAATCAGCGCTTTCCCGACGCGCCTCGGCGCGTCGGGAATCATAATTAAAGTATGGTTAAGCGCAGTTCTGAAGGCTGTGGTCGGCCAAAGAAGTAGCCCTGAAACAGGGTACATCCCTCATCCTTTAGCCTGTCGAACTGCTCACGGTTCTCGACGCCTTCCGCGGTAATCTGAATATCCAGGCTGCGGCTCATGCCGGTAATCGCGCGGATAATCGCCAGGGCTTCCCGACTGTCGTTCATATCATTAATAAACGAACGGTCGATTTTAATCTTATCGAACGGGAAAGATCGCAGATAGCTTAGCGACGAGTAGCCGGTGCCGAAATCATCCAACGCGATCAGCACGCCCAGCGCCTTCAGGTTTTGCAGCGTGCGAATATTTCCCAGCGTATCATCCAGCAATACCGACTCGGTGATTTCTACTTCCAGCCGCCACGGCTCCAGCCCCGATTCACGCAGTGCGCCCTCAACCACCGAGACCAGGGCACTGTTTTTAAACTGGACCGGAGAGAGATTTACCGATACCGTCTGCCTGCCCGCCCAGTTTTTTGCCTCATGGCACGCTTCAAACAGCGCCCAGGCACCAAGGCTATGGATTAGTCCGGTCTCTTCCGCCAGCGGAATAAATTCGCTCGGCATAATCAGCCCTTTTGACGGATGATGCCAGCGCATTAGCGCCTCATAGCCGATAATCGCCTGCTGATCGCTGTCGGTGATCGGCTGATAATAGAGTCGCATCTGGTTTCCCGTTATCGCTTCGCGCAGATCGTTTTCCATACAGCGCCGCGTGCGCGCCTGCGCGTCCATCTCCTGAGTGAAATATTCATAGCGATTACGCCCGTTGCGTTTGGCCTCATACAGCGCCATATCGGCGCAGCGCAATAGTTGCTCCGGAGAAGCCAGTTCAATATCGGCAAAAGCGATACCGATGCTCAGGCCGACCGTTAAATTGTGTCCGTCCACGTTGACCGGCGGGCGCACTACCTCAATCAGCCGCTGCGCCACCATGCTGGCCTCCTGCTGATGATTCAGGTTGGGCAGCACAATAGCGAATTCATCGCCGCCGATACGCGCCAGGGTATCTTGCTCCCGCAGCACGGCGCGCAGGCGTTTGGCAATAACGCGCAGCAGTTCGTCGCCCATCTGGTGTCCCAGGGCGTCGTTAACGTTTTTGAAGTTATCTAAATCGAGACAGAGCGCCGCCGTTTGCCGCTCATGCCGCTCTCCCTGACGCAGCGCGTCGTTTAACCGCTGACGAAACAGAATGCGGTTCGGCAGGCTGGTCAGGTAATCGTGATGCGCCATATGATGAATCCGCGCATCGGCGGCGCGCTGGTCGGTCACATCATCAACGATCAGCATCACATATTGCGTACGCGCATCGTTGCCGCGTACCGTCGCCGCCCGGGTATGCAAAATGCGCTCGCCGCTGGCGGTGATCAGCTGACGCTCGCTCTGGTGGACGCCTTCGCTACGCAGCGCCGCATCCGCCAGCACGTTAAAATAGTCGCTCAGCTCCGGCGGCAGGCATTCATGCGGTTTTTTGCCGTGCATGCTATTTTTCTCGACGCCAAACAGCTGCTCGGCTTTGCGGTTTACCAGCAACAGCTCACGTGAAACCGCATCTTCCACCAGCACGCAGGAGGGAATGCTAGTGATGATAGTATCCAGAAAGCGCGACATAGAGGTCATGCGTTCGCTCTGCGCCTCCGCCAGATCTTTGGCGCGCAGGATTTGCTGCTCATATTCACGCCGCTCGGTAATATCGCGGGTGATTTTTGCGTAGCCAACCAGCTTGCCGTTTTCGTCATGAATCGCGTCGATCACCACATGCGCCCAGAAGGCGCTGCCATCCTTGCGATAGCGCCAGCCCTGATCCTCAAAGCGGCCCGTGGTGCGCGCGATATTCAAATTAATCATCGGCGTTTTGTTCTGCCGCTCCTGCGAGCTGTAAAACAGTGAAAAATGCTGACCGAGGATCTCCTGCGTCGTATAACCTTTGGCACGCTGCGCCCCCGTATTCCAGTTCACTACGTGGCCGCCGGGATCGAGCATATAAATGGCATAATCGGTGACGCTCTCTACCAACAACCGGAACGTCTCTTCCTCTGCGCGCCGCTCGCGCTGTAGCTCGCGCTGTTCGGTACAGTCGCGGGTGATGTTCGCATAGCCGATCAGCTGGCCATTATCATCATGGATGGCGTCGATGATGACGTGAGCCCAGAAAGCGCTGCCGTCTTTTCGATAGCGCCAGCTCTCATTTTCGAAACGTCCGGTGCGGAAAGCGGTCTGGAGATTTTTCTCCGGGATATAGGCCATGCGTTCCTGCATGCTGTAGAAGGTGGAGAAATGTTTTCCAACGATCTCATCCGCGGTATAGCCTTTCGCACGCTGGGCGCCGGCGTTCCAGTTAACCACCAACCCTTCCGTATCCAGCATATAGATGGCGTAGTCGGTCACGCCCTCTACCAGCAGCCGGAATTTTTCCTGCTGCTCGCGCTGCTGGTTAAGCTGCGCCTGCTGTTGCGTGCAGTCGCGGGTGATTACCGCAAAACCGATTAACGCATTGTCATCAGCGTAAATGGCGTCAAACACCACGTGCGCCCAGAAAGCGCTGCCATCATGACGATAACGCCAGCCTTCCGTATCCAGCCTGCCCCGGCTGGCGGCGATAGCCAAATTGTTGGCTGGAACGTTTTTTATCTGTTCGGCTTTGTCATAAAAAATGGCGATGTTTTTACCGATGATCTCTTCCGGCAAATAACCTTTGATCCGCTTAGCGCCCGCATTCCAGTTGGCGATAGTACCATCGGGCCGAATCATATAGATCGCGTAATCGACCACGCTCTGCACCAGTAGCCGATAAAGTGTATCTGGGTTCTCGTTCATCATGTTGCCCGGTTGCTGCCCAAATAAACGCTCTGGGTGGGTTGGACGTGGCAACGTAGTGCGTCTGGCGGATCAGCGCTACGCTAAAGGAAAACTTAACAATTTGCCCGTTATCACATTAGGGGGCGAACTCTTGCCATTCATATCGGCAAGGTTGATAAAATTTTCAGTGATTTACAGATGAAATGATCTTAACAAAAAGACTTAAGCCAGATTGCCGCAATGCGGATGCATTATTATGTTGGGCTAAATCGCCAGCGCGATCCCCAACCCTTCACAGGGGAAATCAAAATCCGCCGGGTTAAACGCGTTATGCTGTTTCAGCTTACACTGACTTATTGACCAGACAGGGCAACGCATGAAAATTGATGCAGACATTAGCTTTCGCAAACTGGAAATTTTTATCGCCTTTATGGCCAGCGGCAATATTGCCCGTACCGCCGAACAGCTGAGTTTAAGCAGTGTTAGCGTCCATCGTGCTCTACACACGCTGGAAGAGAATGTACGCTGTCCGCTATTTATCCATCAGGGCCGCAGCCTGAAGCCGCTGCCTGCCGCCCATACTCTGTTGGAGTATGCGCTGGAGGCGGTAGATACCATGGAGAAAGGGATCTTTGACGCGCGTCAGACCGCCGGGCTGGGGCAAAAGCGCATGCGTATCGGCACGCTCTATTCGCTGACGATGGAAACCGTGCCGCGCCTGATCATGGGCATGAAGCTGCGCCGCCCTGAACTGGAGCTGGATTTGACCATGGGTTCTAACCAACTGCTGCTGAAGAAACTGGAGCTGGGCGAGCTGGATGCGATTTTACTCTCAGTCACCGACAGCCAGATCGACCGGCGGCGCCATGAGGTGTTGCCGCTGTTTGAGGATAATATTTTTCTCGCCGCCCCCAGGGAGGCAAAACTGACGGACGGCGCCAGCGCCGACCTGCGAGATTATCGCCAGCAAAAATTTGTCTCGCTGGCCGAAGGATTCGCCACTTTCCACGGCTTTCAGGAGGCGTTCGGCGTGGCGGGGTTTGATGCCGATATCGTGATGCGCGTTAACGATATTTTTTCCATGCTGAGCCTGGTGCAGGCGGGCGTCGGCTTTGCGCTGGTGCCGGGCAGAATGCGACGGGTATATGAAAACAGCGTACGGCTGTTGCCGCTGGCGGAGCCTTACCAGATGCGCCAGTCGATCGCTATTGTGTTCGATCGCAATCGCGAACACGATCCCAATCTGCTGCCGCTGGTGGCCGAAGGACGGATGTACGCCCGCGAGGTGCTGGCTAACGCTGAACGCGCGCCTGATGCGCCAGCTTAAGCGCCAGCGCGACGCCCCCTTGCTCCAGCGACAACGCATCGCCACGCGTTAGCGGTTCACGCGCCAGCCCGGTCAGCACCGCACCGGGCGGCATTTCCAGCGCCAGTCCTACGTCGCGTTCGTTGGCGGCTTCCATCGCCTCATGCCAGCGTACGGTGCGCGCCATATTCATCGCTAAATCATCGGCAATCTGTGTTGGCTGCCACAGCAGACGTGCGCTGCTGCCGCTGAGATAAGCGCAGCGCGGACGCGTCAGAGTCACTTGCGTAAAGGCCTGCGCCAGCTGACGCGCTGGCTCGTCCAGCAACGCGCAGTGCG
This Mixta hanseatica DNA region includes the following protein-coding sequences:
- the ftnA gene encoding non-heme ferritin, giving the protein MLTNDMTARLNEQLNLEFYSANLYLQMSAWCSDKGFEGAAAFLKSHSREEMEHMQRLFDYLSDTGAMPVLGSIAAPPVAFNSLADVFEQTYEHEQLITRKINELAHAAMTTQDYSTFHFLQWYVAEQHEEEKLFKAVLDKLALVGNSGKGLFFVDKDLAKMDGENHGPTA
- a CDS encoding bifunctional diguanylate cyclase/phosphodiesterase — protein: MNENPDTLYRLLVQSVVDYAIYMIRPDGTIANWNAGAKRIKGYLPEEIIGKNIAIFYDKAEQIKNVPANNLAIAASRGRLDTEGWRYRHDGSAFWAHVVFDAIYADDNALIGFAVITRDCTQQQAQLNQQREQQEKFRLLVEGVTDYAIYMLDTEGLVVNWNAGAQRAKGYTADEIVGKHFSTFYSMQERMAYIPEKNLQTAFRTGRFENESWRYRKDGSAFWAHVIIDAIHDDNGQLIGYANITRDCTEQRELQRERRAEEETFRLLVESVTDYAIYMLDPGGHVVNWNTGAQRAKGYTTQEILGQHFSLFYSSQERQNKTPMINLNIARTTGRFEDQGWRYRKDGSAFWAHVVIDAIHDENGKLVGYAKITRDITERREYEQQILRAKDLAEAQSERMTSMSRFLDTIITSIPSCVLVEDAVSRELLLVNRKAEQLFGVEKNSMHGKKPHECLPPELSDYFNVLADAALRSEGVHQSERQLITASGERILHTRAATVRGNDARTQYVMLIVDDVTDQRAADARIHHMAHHDYLTSLPNRILFRQRLNDALRQGERHERQTAALCLDLDNFKNVNDALGHQMGDELLRVIAKRLRAVLREQDTLARIGGDEFAIVLPNLNHQQEASMVAQRLIEVVRPPVNVDGHNLTVGLSIGIAFADIELASPEQLLRCADMALYEAKRNGRNRYEYFTQEMDAQARTRRCMENDLREAITGNQMRLYYQPITDSDQQAIIGYEALMRWHHPSKGLIMPSEFIPLAEETGLIHSLGAWALFEACHEAKNWAGRQTVSVNLSPVQFKNSALVSVVEGALRESGLEPWRLEVEITESVLLDDTLGNIRTLQNLKALGVLIALDDFGTGYSSLSYLRSFPFDKIKIDRSFINDMNDSREALAIIRAITGMSRSLDIQITAEGVENREQFDRLKDEGCTLFQGYFFGRPQPSELRLTIL
- a CDS encoding LysR family transcriptional regulator → MKIDADISFRKLEIFIAFMASGNIARTAEQLSLSSVSVHRALHTLEENVRCPLFIHQGRSLKPLPAAHTLLEYALEAVDTMEKGIFDARQTAGLGQKRMRIGTLYSLTMETVPRLIMGMKLRRPELELDLTMGSNQLLLKKLELGELDAILLSVTDSQIDRRRHEVLPLFEDNIFLAAPREAKLTDGASADLRDYRQQKFVSLAEGFATFHGFQEAFGVAGFDADIVMRVNDIFSMLSLVQAGVGFALVPGRMRRVYENSVRLLPLAEPYQMRQSIAIVFDRNREHDPNLLPLVAEGRMYAREVLANAERAPDAPA